The following coding sequences are from one Salinicoccus sp. Bachu38 window:
- a CDS encoding gluconate:H+ symporter: MSNEMWLVIATVLGIALLLFLIMKVKLHAFVSLLIASLFIGLATGMSPMDIIDVIETGMGGTLGFIAVVVGLGAMFGEVLKVSGGAERLALTLIDKFGESRSQWALGFTGFLVSIPVFLDVALVILIPIVYSLAMKTKKSLLYYGIPLLAGLAVAHSFVPPTPGPMTVAAMLGVDLGWVILFGIAAGIPAMILAGPVFGKFIGSKIHLDIPDYQKLDDEVSAMREERDMPSFKLVFSLILIPLVLILANTVTGAIVGEDSTNLFAESIQFVGHPFVALIITVVLTFMLLGTRRGYTRDEVQEIATKALEPAGIIILITGAGGVFKEVLIQSGVGDVMGNLVVGAGLPLVVAAFVITTFVRVAQGSATVAMVTGAGLMAPIISISPVSQPELGLIAIAIASGATVLSHVNDSGFWLVNRFFGMTTGETLKSWTVMETIIGLTGFVVVFIISIFI; encoded by the coding sequence ATGTCTAATGAAATGTGGCTGGTCATTGCGACCGTCCTTGGAATCGCTTTACTGCTGTTTCTGATCATGAAGGTCAAGCTTCACGCATTCGTTTCTCTACTTATAGCATCACTCTTCATCGGCCTGGCCACAGGCATGAGTCCGATGGACATCATCGATGTCATTGAAACCGGCATGGGCGGCACACTCGGCTTCATCGCCGTCGTCGTCGGACTCGGCGCCATGTTCGGTGAAGTACTGAAAGTATCCGGAGGTGCCGAACGCCTGGCCCTCACACTGATCGATAAGTTCGGCGAGAGCCGCTCGCAGTGGGCGCTCGGCTTTACAGGCTTCCTCGTCTCCATCCCGGTCTTCCTGGATGTGGCGCTGGTCATCCTGATTCCAATCGTCTACTCCCTCGCGATGAAGACGAAGAAATCACTGCTGTACTACGGTATTCCACTGCTCGCCGGTCTCGCGGTGGCGCACAGTTTCGTGCCGCCGACACCAGGTCCGATGACGGTGGCAGCCATGCTCGGGGTCGACCTGGGCTGGGTCATCCTCTTTGGTATCGCAGCTGGTATCCCGGCCATGATCCTTGCGGGTCCCGTCTTCGGTAAATTCATCGGGAGCAAGATCCATCTGGACATTCCGGATTATCAGAAGCTGGATGATGAAGTCAGTGCGATGCGTGAAGAGCGCGACATGCCAAGCTTCAAGCTCGTATTCTCACTCATCCTGATTCCGCTTGTGCTCATCCTGGCCAACACGGTGACAGGTGCGATCGTTGGTGAAGATTCAACGAACCTGTTCGCTGAAAGCATCCAGTTCGTCGGTCACCCATTCGTTGCACTGATCATCACGGTCGTCCTGACGTTCATGCTGCTCGGCACACGCCGCGGCTATACTCGGGACGAAGTGCAGGAGATTGCGACGAAAGCGCTCGAACCTGCGGGGATCATCATCCTGATCACAGGTGCCGGTGGGGTCTTCAAGGAAGTCCTCATCCAGAGTGGTGTCGGTGACGTCATGGGCAACCTCGTTGTCGGTGCCGGTCTGCCGCTTGTGGTTGCGGCATTCGTCATCACGACATTCGTCCGTGTCGCCCAAGGGTCTGCAACGGTTGCGATGGTCACAGGTGCCGGCCTCATGGCACCAATCATCTCCATCAGTCCGGTCAGCCAGCCGGAACTCGGTCTGATTGCGATCGCCATTGCGAGTGGTGCGACTGTGCTCTCCCACGTCAACGACTCCGGTTTCTGGCTGGTCAACCGCTTCTTCGGCATGACCACCGGGGAGACGCTGAAATCGTGGACGGTCATGGAGACCATCATCGGTCTGACCGGCTTTGTCGTCGTATTCATCATCAGCATTTTCATATAG
- a CDS encoding TRAP transporter large permease, with protein sequence MTPELIGLIGILAILLLFFAKVPVAIALIIVSLLGTTAIRGFEVAFAQLGRTPFDTSSNYSLSVIPLFILMGMVLSNTGIGRDLYRMVDSFVGHLKGGLATATIGTAAIFSSISGSLNATTATVAKIALPEMDKYNYKSSLSTASVAAGGTLGILIPPSVILILYGILTREPIGALLIAGIIPGILQILLFMITVYVLVRRDSDLAPQREGKAGASERLHTLKNIWPFIGLFLVTIGGIYLGVFTPTEAAGIGAFGALFFAVISRKFNWKMLGGSLEETIRLTAFIFLLIIGANLFGQFLAISRIPVMLTSYIGGLEMNAYIILGVILLVLLILGCFVESLALIVITLPILYPIITELGFNGIWFGVIMIMVINIGALTPPLGISVYVIKGVAKDVPLQTIFKGIVPMIVAMVICVIILIIFPELVTVLPDMMK encoded by the coding sequence ATGACTCCAGAATTAATAGGCCTCATTGGAATATTGGCAATATTGCTTCTGTTTTTTGCCAAAGTGCCTGTAGCGATCGCCTTGATTATTGTCAGTCTCCTCGGGACGACGGCCATCAGAGGATTCGAAGTGGCATTTGCCCAATTGGGGAGGACGCCCTTTGACACTTCCAGCAACTATTCATTGAGTGTCATCCCCCTGTTTATATTAATGGGGATGGTGCTATCCAACACTGGCATCGGCAGGGATCTTTATAGGATGGTGGACAGTTTCGTTGGTCACCTTAAAGGAGGTCTAGCAACTGCTACGATAGGGACTGCAGCCATCTTTTCCTCCATTTCTGGATCATTGAACGCAACTACAGCCACCGTGGCTAAAATCGCATTGCCTGAGATGGATAAATATAACTACAAATCCAGTCTTTCTACAGCGAGTGTAGCTGCCGGTGGTACACTCGGTATACTGATTCCTCCAAGTGTCATACTCATCCTATATGGGATACTGACACGTGAACCGATTGGCGCACTGCTGATAGCGGGCATAATTCCTGGAATCCTCCAGATTCTGCTTTTCATGATTACCGTTTATGTACTTGTACGAAGAGATTCTGATCTTGCTCCACAGAGGGAAGGAAAGGCAGGTGCCTCAGAGAGGTTACATACACTAAAGAATATATGGCCGTTCATCGGCTTGTTCCTGGTGACGATCGGCGGTATCTACTTGGGCGTTTTCACTCCTACAGAAGCTGCTGGCATCGGCGCGTTCGGTGCACTATTCTTTGCTGTCATTTCAAGAAAATTCAACTGGAAGATGCTTGGTGGATCTCTGGAAGAGACAATCCGTCTGACTGCTTTCATCTTTCTGCTGATTATCGGGGCGAACCTTTTTGGACAATTTTTGGCGATCAGCAGAATTCCGGTAATGCTGACAAGCTATATCGGCGGACTCGAGATGAATGCATATATTATTCTCGGCGTCATCCTGCTTGTACTGCTCATATTGGGATGCTTTGTTGAAAGTCTGGCCTTGATTGTGATTACATTGCCTATACTATATCCAATCATTACAGAGCTCGGTTTCAATGGAATCTGGTTTGGTGTCATCATGATCATGGTAATTAACATCGGTGCCCTGACACCACCTTTAGGAATCAGTGTCTACGTCATCAAAGGGGTGGCAAAAGATGTGCCACTTCAAACAATTTTCAAAGGTATTGTACCGATGATTGTTGCAATGGTCATCTGTGTCATCATTCTGATCATATTCCCGGAACTTGTGACGGTCTTGCCAGATATGATGAAATAA
- a CDS encoding IclR family transcriptional regulator: MSVKSAERVLDIIEYLTKIEGGVSLMALSKELEIPKSSMSQLLLTMVNKGYLNKSEGNIYKLGHKLIIAGNKARTSNDIYSASIEILRDAAMKTGETVFLAIRSADEIIYLAKVDSEDSARTTAQPGMRKPLHCTGLGKAFLSFESGDIRTSLLEMISLDAYTEKTITDREALKKETAEYREQGYAIDDEENDLGVYCISAPIYGEQGGMTAAISCAGSKPRMLGKREKIVGIVTQAAKEISETQGFTGGVEKWM; encoded by the coding sequence ATGTCGGTCAAGTCGGCGGAAAGGGTACTGGATATCATCGAATATCTGACAAAGATTGAAGGTGGCGTTTCTCTGATGGCGCTCTCCAAGGAACTGGAGATTCCGAAGAGCAGCATGTCTCAGCTGCTTCTGACGATGGTCAATAAAGGCTATCTGAACAAGTCGGAAGGCAACATCTACAAACTCGGACACAAGCTGATCATCGCGGGCAACAAGGCACGCACGAGCAACGACATCTATAGCGCGAGCATCGAGATTCTGAGGGATGCGGCGATGAAGACGGGTGAAACGGTATTCCTTGCGATACGTTCGGCGGATGAAATCATCTACCTGGCCAAAGTGGACAGTGAAGATTCTGCACGCACCACCGCCCAGCCGGGCATGCGCAAGCCGCTGCACTGCACGGGCCTTGGCAAAGCTTTCCTTTCTTTTGAAAGCGGTGACATCAGAACCTCGCTGCTCGAAATGATTTCGCTGGATGCCTACACTGAAAAGACCATCACGGACCGGGAAGCACTCAAAAAAGAGACGGCGGAGTACCGCGAACAGGGGTATGCCATTGATGATGAGGAGAATGATCTCGGCGTCTATTGCATCTCCGCGCCCATATATGGGGAACAAGGCGGAATGACGGCAGCGATCAGCTGCGCAGGGTCAAAGCCGAGGATGCTTGGAAAAAGAGAAAAAATTGTGGGCATCGTGACACAGGCAGCAAAGGAAATATCAGAAACCCAAGGATTTACAGGAGGTGTGGAAAAATGGATGTAG
- a CDS encoding bifunctional 4-hydroxy-2-oxoglutarate aldolase/2-dehydro-3-deoxy-phosphogluconate aldolase: MTVLGRIKDHKMIGILRGYDTEEAVKIVDTLVKNNFRVIEVALNSPNAKETLKVLKEKFGDEIILGAGTVLTVEAAKACVDIGVQFLLAPAYGERVLQYAKARGILYIPGCYTPTEIYEAYLAGAKMIKVFPAGQLGAGYIKDVLAPMDDLVLLPTGGVNTDNIRTYFDAGAQAVGINSALVPSKRTVDDALLAEIGERVQKLKAEVN, from the coding sequence ATGACAGTACTTGGCAGGATAAAGGACCATAAGATGATTGGCATACTGCGCGGATATGATACGGAGGAGGCGGTGAAGATCGTCGATACCCTTGTAAAGAATAATTTCAGGGTCATCGAAGTGGCGCTCAACTCCCCGAATGCGAAGGAGACCCTCAAGGTGCTCAAAGAAAAATTTGGTGATGAAATCATCCTTGGTGCCGGAACGGTGCTGACGGTGGAGGCTGCGAAGGCCTGTGTGGACATCGGTGTCCAATTTCTGCTCGCGCCGGCATACGGTGAACGTGTGCTCCAATACGCCAAAGCCCGTGGCATCCTCTATATTCCAGGCTGCTACACGCCAACGGAGATCTATGAGGCCTACCTGGCCGGCGCTAAGATGATTAAAGTGTTCCCTGCCGGACAGCTGGGGGCAGGCTATATCAAGGATGTGCTTGCACCGATGGATGACCTGGTGCTGCTCCCGACAGGCGGAGTGAATACGGACAACATCAGGACCTACTTTGATGCAGGCGCCCAGGCGGTCGGCATCAATTCCGCCCTGGTGCCGTCGAAACGTACGGTCGATGATGCACTTCTTGCAGAAATCGGTGAACGTGTACAGAAACTGAAAGCCGAGGTGAATTAG
- a CDS encoding fumarylacetoacetate hydrolase family protein, protein MKLLTFYSDGKLKPGVLTKKGVLDISGSYPTMIEAIKRYKGLEEFLQFAYEEECDFFVDPHKIDLGPAIDCSEKIICVGLNYRKHADESNMPVPDYPILFSKYRNSLSGSGETVGIPSEASQVDYEAELAIIIGREAKEISEEDAEDYIFGYSASNDLSERGFQFRSGQWLLGKNLDGFCPLGPYLVTQDEIEDPNKLRISCRVNGEVRQDSNTNDMIFKCEKLVSYISHYMTLKPGDVILTGTPEGVAMGYEEGSRPWLKPGDEVAVEIEQLGRLVTYMEAE, encoded by the coding sequence ATGAAACTTTTGACTTTTTATAGTGATGGAAAGCTCAAACCAGGTGTGCTGACGAAAAAAGGTGTCCTGGATATTTCAGGTTCCTATCCGACAATGATCGAGGCGATTAAACGCTATAAAGGGTTGGAAGAATTTCTGCAATTTGCGTACGAGGAGGAATGCGACTTCTTCGTGGATCCGCATAAGATCGATCTCGGGCCGGCAATCGACTGTTCTGAAAAAATCATCTGTGTGGGGCTGAACTACAGGAAACATGCAGATGAATCCAACATGCCGGTGCCCGACTATCCGATTCTCTTCAGCAAGTATAGGAACAGCCTGTCGGGGAGCGGGGAGACGGTCGGCATCCCATCTGAAGCCTCCCAAGTGGATTATGAAGCCGAACTTGCCATCATCATCGGCAGGGAGGCCAAGGAAATCAGTGAGGAAGATGCCGAAGATTACATATTCGGCTACAGTGCCTCGAATGACCTGTCCGAACGGGGATTCCAATTCAGAAGTGGCCAGTGGCTGCTCGGCAAGAACCTGGATGGTTTCTGTCCCTTAGGCCCATACCTCGTCACACAGGATGAAATCGAGGATCCGAATAAACTGCGGATCAGCTGCAGGGTCAACGGTGAAGTCCGGCAGGACTCCAATACGAACGATATGATTTTCAAATGTGAGAAGCTAGTCAGTTATATTTCACACTATATGACGCTGAAACCGGGAGATGTCATTCTGACAGGCACACCGGAAGGTGTGGCGATGGGCTATGAAGAAGGCAGCCGACCATGGCTCAAGCCCGGCGATGAAGTCGCCGTCGAAATCGAGCAGTTGGGCAGGCTTGTCACATATATGGAAGCGGAGTAG
- the dgoD gene encoding galactonate dehydratase encodes MKIKSYELFTVPPRWLFLKVETDDGLVGWGEPVIEGKAATVKAAVHELMDTIIGKDPMNIEGIWNELYRAGFYRGGPILMSALAGIDQALWDIKGKYYNAPIHQLLGGKARERIKIYSWVGGDRPLDVGAASLELKDQGITAVKMNATEELQYIDSYSKVDDVLERVASIREMCGKDFGIGIDFHGRVHKPMAKVLAKELEQFRPMFIEEPALPENNENLRDIAMHTSIPIATGERMFSKWQFKTLLKDGYADIIQPDLSHAGGITECKKIISMAEAHDVAAAPHCPLGPIALAACIQVDATCHNAIIQEQSLGIHYNKGNDILDYVTDASVFEYTDGHVEVLEKPGLGIEIDEDYVRERSLTGHNWKNPVWTHKDGSIAEW; translated from the coding sequence ATGAAAATAAAAAGCTATGAACTGTTTACGGTACCGCCCAGATGGCTCTTCCTCAAAGTCGAAACGGACGATGGTCTCGTCGGCTGGGGTGAGCCGGTCATCGAAGGCAAGGCAGCGACGGTCAAGGCGGCCGTTCACGAACTGATGGATACGATCATCGGCAAGGATCCGATGAATATCGAAGGCATATGGAATGAACTGTACCGCGCCGGCTTCTATCGGGGCGGCCCGATCCTGATGAGCGCCCTGGCCGGTATCGACCAGGCGCTGTGGGATATCAAAGGGAAGTACTACAATGCGCCGATCCATCAGCTGCTCGGCGGCAAGGCGCGTGAGCGGATCAAGATCTACTCCTGGGTCGGCGGCGACCGCCCGCTGGACGTCGGAGCGGCATCCCTCGAACTGAAGGATCAGGGCATTACGGCCGTGAAGATGAATGCCACTGAAGAGCTGCAGTACATCGACAGCTACAGCAAGGTCGACGATGTGCTCGAGCGTGTCGCATCCATCCGCGAGATGTGCGGCAAGGACTTCGGCATCGGCATCGACTTCCATGGCCGTGTACATAAGCCGATGGCAAAAGTGCTGGCGAAGGAACTGGAACAGTTCCGGCCGATGTTCATAGAGGAACCGGCCCTGCCCGAAAACAATGAGAATCTGAGGGATATTGCAATGCATACATCCATCCCGATCGCTACAGGAGAGCGTATGTTCTCAAAATGGCAGTTCAAGACGCTGCTCAAGGATGGATATGCCGACATCATCCAGCCGGATCTCTCACATGCCGGCGGCATCACCGAGTGCAAGAAGATCATCTCCATGGCGGAAGCCCATGATGTGGCGGCTGCACCACACTGTCCACTCGGTCCGATTGCGCTTGCGGCATGCATCCAGGTCGATGCGACATGCCACAACGCCATCATCCAGGAGCAGAGTCTCGGCATCCATTACAACAAGGGGAACGACATCCTGGACTATGTAACCGACGCTTCCGTCTTCGAATATACGGATGGACATGTCGAAGTGCTGGAGAAGCCGGGGCTTGGCATCGAGATCGATGAAGACTATGTCAGGGAACGCAGCCTGACCGGGCACAACTGGAAAAACCCGGTATGGACGCACAAGGATGGCAGCATCGCAGAATGGTAA
- a CDS encoding SDR family NAD(P)-dependent oxidoreductase translates to MKDKIILITGGAGGIGQASAKEFLDHGAKVILVDLNEEALKNAKSNLGDENIHLIKADVTNEEDVENYVRETVDRFGKIDIFFNNAGINGPFKEIKDLSKKEFDLVMSINTTGVFLGMKHVIQQMEKQEHGTIVNTASNAAYIGSAGMPAYIASKHAVAGLTKTAALEAADSNIRVNAVAPAAIDTDMLSDIQNNLTPGEPEKSGEAIKAGIPFGRFGTPEEVAKVVYFLASDNASFVTGSMYNVDGGMQAD, encoded by the coding sequence ATGAAGGATAAGATTATTTTAATTACTGGAGGCGCTGGTGGTATCGGCCAGGCTTCTGCCAAGGAATTTTTGGACCACGGTGCAAAAGTCATACTCGTTGACCTTAACGAAGAAGCATTGAAAAATGCAAAATCAAATCTTGGAGATGAAAACATACATCTGATTAAAGCTGATGTAACAAATGAAGAGGATGTTGAGAATTACGTTAGAGAAACTGTAGATCGCTTTGGAAAAATTGACATCTTCTTCAACAATGCCGGCATAAATGGACCCTTCAAAGAAATTAAGGATCTTTCAAAGAAAGAGTTCGACTTGGTGATGAGTATCAATACAACCGGTGTCTTTCTTGGGATGAAACATGTTATCCAACAAATGGAGAAGCAGGAGCACGGTACTATTGTAAATACGGCTTCTAACGCAGCCTACATCGGTTCAGCAGGCATGCCTGCATACATTGCTTCAAAACATGCAGTGGCGGGCCTCACAAAGACTGCTGCACTTGAAGCTGCAGACAGTAATATTAGAGTCAATGCTGTTGCACCTGCCGCTATCGATACGGATATGCTATCGGACATCCAAAACAACCTTACACCGGGAGAACCTGAGAAATCTGGAGAGGCCATCAAGGCGGGGATACCATTCGGACGTTTTGGTACTCCTGAGGAAGTCGCTAAAGTCGTCTATTTCCTTGCTTCCGACAATGCCTCCTTTGTGACCGGATCAATGTACAATGTAGACGGAGGTATGCAGGCTGATTAA
- a CDS encoding helix-turn-helix transcriptional regulator yields MKTRLKELRAREGFNQTELANCAKISRQTVSLIEREEYIPSLLIAKRFAKIFNEPIENIFIFDEEEL; encoded by the coding sequence ATGAAAACACGCCTGAAAGAGCTGCGTGCCAGGGAAGGATTTAACCAAACAGAGCTTGCGAATTGTGCCAAGATCTCCAGGCAGACCGTCAGTCTGATCGAACGGGAGGAATATATTCCTTCTTTGCTGATTGCCAAGCGCTTTGCGAAGATTTTCAACGAACCCATAGAAAATATCTTCATATTCGATGAGGAGGAACTTTAG
- a CDS encoding SDR family oxidoreductase, giving the protein MRILVIGANGQIGKMVVEKLKESEHDPVAMVRKEAQAEALHEQGIKTVIGDLEQDFSHAFEDIDLVLFTAGSGAKTGADKTILIDQEGAMESIDLAKEHGVKHFVMVSGMGVEKAREADDTMRPYMHAKFRADEHLKASGVPYTILRPGRLTNDAGKGSVDFYEYEGETRYGEVPREDVASVLIEIINAKPENKLYYLISGDTPVAEIL; this is encoded by the coding sequence ATGAGAATATTGGTAATTGGCGCAAATGGCCAGATTGGCAAAATGGTCGTGGAGAAGCTGAAGGAGAGCGAGCATGACCCGGTTGCGATGGTACGCAAGGAAGCACAGGCGGAGGCGCTGCACGAACAGGGAATAAAGACCGTCATCGGCGACCTGGAGCAGGATTTCTCGCACGCTTTTGAAGATATCGACCTGGTGTTGTTCACGGCTGGTTCCGGCGCGAAGACGGGTGCGGACAAGACGATTCTGATCGACCAGGAAGGCGCGATGGAATCGATTGATCTCGCCAAAGAACATGGTGTGAAGCACTTTGTGATGGTCAGTGGCATGGGCGTCGAAAAGGCCAGGGAGGCGGACGATACCATGCGTCCATACATGCATGCGAAATTCCGCGCGGATGAACACCTCAAAGCATCCGGCGTCCCTTATACCATCCTCCGTCCCGGACGGCTGACGAATGATGCCGGCAAAGGCTCGGTGGACTTCTATGAATATGAAGGCGAAACGCGCTACGGTGAGGTGCCGCGCGAGGATGTCGCAAGCGTTCTGATCGAAATCATCAATGCGAAACCTGAAAATAAACTCTACTATCTCATCAGCGGGGATACCCCTGTAGCTGAAATCCTATAG
- a CDS encoding TRAP transporter small permease, whose amino-acid sequence MEKLVIKLNEGLVYVAKGITMLMVLLITLDVLGRWIFNQPITGSVELIGFGLSMVIFLSIGYTHLYEEHISIDFLVEKLPKKVRYFIDGIINAVITLLMILIAGSLMWYVSRLYDSGTITGDLGIPIYIMALITVAGSLVFALTSLHLAIKYFGKVGQV is encoded by the coding sequence ATGGAGAAACTAGTCATCAAATTGAATGAAGGCCTGGTTTATGTTGCAAAAGGAATCACTATGCTCATGGTATTGCTTATAACACTGGATGTCCTTGGCAGATGGATTTTCAACCAACCTATTACCGGTTCTGTGGAATTGATCGGGTTTGGTTTGTCCATGGTCATATTTTTGAGCATAGGCTACACGCATTTATATGAAGAGCATATTTCCATCGATTTTCTTGTAGAAAAGTTGCCGAAGAAGGTTCGGTATTTCATTGATGGAATCATCAATGCAGTCATCACGTTGTTGATGATATTGATAGCAGGCAGCCTAATGTGGTATGTAAGCAGGCTGTATGATTCGGGCACAATCACTGGTGATCTGGGAATCCCCATTTACATAATGGCCCTTATTACCGTAGCTGGTTCTCTTGTCTTTGCATTGACCAGTCTGCATCTTGCAATAAAGTATTTTGGGAAGGTGGGCCAAGTATGA
- a CDS encoding sodium:solute symporter family protein — translation MELAFSGTSGILIMLFYGIIMLLIGVGTYMRNRNVHSSLEEYYLGGRGLGTMVLFFTFFATQYSGNTVIGYSAEAYRVGYANLVSIPFFIMIILVYLLFAPRMYKLSKKHNIVTPVDWLEMKFNSKAVSILAAIIMLYALGNFLLEQLIAIGQGVAGLTGGTVPYQAGVIFFIVIMVVYGWLGGMRSVAYTDTMQGIALLVGVFMLLIGTIVYFGGLPAAGDYIRTYSPENLGVPEGGGLVRWSNFLILVGIGAAVYPNAIQRIFSAKSERALKRSLTQMAWMPFVTAGVVFVIGILAYTAFPDLSVEESEQIVGMMASAIANEHIIFYIAMVLLFGGIIAAIVSTADSVLLTFSSIVSKDIYGRYINREASDNRKILVGKIVGVIAVAFLLMIAWNPPGTLYQVFVLKLEILVQVAPAIILGLYWERSHAKSVFAGMLTGALVAAIFTFAGLTPLGIFSGVWGLIINLIIYVAGSFAFGTAPAKDAVAQVDGQEATQSVR, via the coding sequence ATGGAACTGGCCTTTTCAGGGACATCCGGCATTCTGATCATGCTTTTCTACGGCATCATCATGCTGCTGATCGGTGTCGGGACGTATATGAGGAACAGGAACGTACATAGCAGTCTGGAAGAATATTATCTCGGAGGCAGGGGACTCGGGACGATGGTCCTGTTCTTCACTTTCTTTGCCACCCAATACAGCGGAAATACCGTCATCGGCTATTCAGCAGAGGCGTACCGCGTCGGGTATGCAAACCTCGTGAGCATCCCGTTCTTCATCATGATCATTCTCGTCTATCTGCTGTTTGCGCCGAGGATGTACAAACTGAGCAAGAAGCACAACATCGTGACACCGGTGGACTGGCTGGAAATGAAGTTCAATTCCAAGGCGGTCTCCATACTCGCTGCAATCATCATGCTGTATGCCCTCGGCAACTTCCTGCTCGAGCAGCTGATCGCAATCGGCCAGGGTGTCGCAGGGCTGACAGGCGGCACGGTGCCGTACCAGGCAGGCGTCATCTTCTTCATCGTCATCATGGTGGTATACGGCTGGCTCGGCGGCATGCGTTCCGTAGCCTATACCGATACGATGCAGGGCATCGCACTGCTCGTCGGCGTATTCATGCTGCTGATCGGTACGATCGTCTACTTCGGCGGTCTGCCGGCGGCCGGAGACTACATCCGCACATACTCCCCTGAGAACCTCGGGGTGCCGGAGGGCGGCGGACTGGTCCGGTGGAGCAACTTCCTCATCCTGGTCGGCATCGGGGCGGCAGTCTACCCGAATGCCATACAGCGGATCTTCTCCGCCAAAAGTGAACGGGCACTCAAGCGGTCCCTTACGCAGATGGCATGGATGCCATTTGTAACGGCCGGAGTCGTATTCGTCATCGGAATCCTTGCCTATACCGCCTTCCCGGACCTCAGTGTGGAGGAATCCGAACAGATCGTCGGCATGATGGCCAGTGCCATCGCCAATGAGCACATCATCTTCTACATCGCGATGGTGCTCCTGTTCGGCGGCATCATTGCAGCCATCGTCTCCACCGCCGATTCCGTACTGCTGACATTCTCATCCATCGTATCGAAGGATATATACGGACGCTACATCAATAGGGAGGCTTCCGACAACAGGAAGATCCTCGTCGGCAAAATCGTCGGGGTCATCGCGGTCGCATTCCTGCTGATGATCGCATGGAATCCACCTGGCACACTGTATCAGGTTTTTGTCCTTAAGCTTGAGATTCTCGTCCAGGTGGCACCGGCCATCATACTGGGCCTCTACTGGGAACGGAGCCATGCAAAATCCGTGTTTGCCGGCATGCTCACCGGTGCACTCGTTGCGGCGATATTCACATTTGCTGGCCTGACGCCACTTGGCATCTTCAGCGGTGTATGGGGGCTCATCATCAATCTGATCATCTATGTCGCCGGCAGTTTCGCTTTCGGTACTGCCCCGGCAAAGGATGCAGTAGCCCAGGTCGATGGCCAGGAAGCCACCCAGTCAGTGAGGTAG
- a CDS encoding sugar kinase has product MDVVAIGESMVALVNEPSGYIRHADGFKPFVAGAETNTLVGLSRLGHKTSWISALGTDELGEFILHKVRAEQVDTTSVSMTDDRTGVFFKQISPDGSVDVTYYRENSAASRMTMNHIDMDAINRAKVLYLTGITLSLSAQTKEMLFNVVRALDEEVKVVFDPNIRLKMWSESAARATILEFLPHVDYLIAGKQEIEILLGHQDFDEAMEKFRSLGCGNTIIKLGKSGALYDIDGKRGKVDNPKQFDEIDPVGAGDAFAAGVVSGILEDTPPREMIRTACFLGGYITQFVGDYQGFPSRGTIEAMLDANEDEKVKR; this is encoded by the coding sequence ATGGATGTAGTCGCAATTGGAGAATCGATGGTGGCACTGGTCAATGAACCCTCGGGCTACATACGGCATGCGGATGGGTTCAAACCATTCGTCGCCGGGGCGGAGACGAACACGCTGGTCGGACTCAGCCGCCTGGGGCATAAGACGTCGTGGATATCGGCGCTCGGCACCGACGAGCTCGGAGAGTTCATACTGCACAAGGTGCGCGCGGAGCAGGTGGATACGACGTCCGTCAGCATGACGGATGACCGCACAGGTGTATTTTTCAAGCAGATTTCACCCGACGGATCGGTGGATGTCACATATTACCGTGAAAACTCTGCGGCAAGCCGCATGACGATGAATCATATCGACATGGATGCGATCAACCGGGCGAAGGTGCTCTATCTGACCGGCATCACACTTTCATTGAGCGCACAGACGAAAGAAATGCTTTTCAATGTGGTGCGGGCGCTCGATGAGGAAGTGAAGGTCGTGTTCGATCCGAATATCCGGCTCAAGATGTGGTCTGAATCAGCGGCACGCGCGACGATCCTCGAATTCCTCCCTCATGTGGACTATCTCATTGCTGGAAAGCAGGAGATCGAAATACTGCTTGGGCATCAGGATTTCGATGAAGCCATGGAGAAGTTCAGGAGCCTCGGTTGTGGCAACACCATCATCAAGCTTGGCAAGTCGGGGGCACTGTACGATATCGATGGAAAGCGCGGCAAGGTAGACAATCCGAAACAGTTTGACGAAATAGACCCGGTCGGCGCAGGCGATGCATTCGCAGCCGGCGTGGTCTCTGGCATACTCGAGGACACGCCGCCCCGCGAAATGATCCGGACCGCCTGCTTCCTCGGCGGCTACATCACCCAGTTCGTCGGGGATTACCAGGGCTTTCCTTCAAGAGGGACGATAGAAGCAATGCTTGACGCAAATGAGGATGAAAAAGTAAAAAGATAG